One window from the genome of Pyxicephalus adspersus chromosome 6, UCB_Pads_2.0, whole genome shotgun sequence encodes:
- the SRP19 gene encoding signal recognition particle 19 kDa protein, which yields MADLKKLYTDPARFICIYPAYINNKKTIAEGRRIPIEKAVQNPTCTEIADVCRANKLNAIIEADKMYTREWNRDIQYRGRVRVQLNNEDGTPCVEKLQSRKAVMLRVAEEIPKLKTRTQKTGGGDQTVQQGEGGKKSKKKKK from the exons GTTCATCTGTATTTATCCAGCTTACATCAATAACAAGAAGACTATTGCAGAGGGGAGAAGGATACCTATTGAAAAG gcTGTACAAAATCCTACTTGTACGGAAATTGCAGATGTATGTCGTGCAAACAAGCTAAATGCCATCATCGAG GCAGACAAGATGTACACACGTGAGTGGAACCGGGACATACAGTACAGGGGCAGAGTGCGTGTACAGCTAAACAATGAAGACGGCACACCATGTGTGGAGAAGCTTCAGTCAA GAAAAGCTGTAATGCTGCGTGTGGCAGAGGAGATCCCCAAGCTGAAAACACGGACACAGAAAACTGGAGGAGGAGATCAGACAGTCCAGCAAGGAGAAGGTGGCAAGAAgagcaagaaaaagaagaagtga